GTCGAAGTCGTTGACGTCCATGACGAGTTCGCGCTCGGGCGACGCGTAGAGCCCGACGTTCGACAGGTGCGCGTCGCCGCAGAGCCAGGTGACGATGCCCGAGTCGGGCTCGCGCCGGAGGTCGTGGGCCATGAGCGCCGCCGCGCCGCGGTAGAACGCGAACGGCGACGCGGCCATGCGCCCGTGCCGGATCGCGATGAGGGACGTCACGCGCGACTCGGCCTGCCGTTCGAGCGTCGCGACCGGGTCGCGGTCGGATGCCGCGAGGCGGGCCTGTTCCGAGATCGGCACGTCGTCGCGGGCCGCCCGGCCCGCCTTCCGCCGCGCGCCGCGTCCGTACCGGGCCGCGGACTCCGCGGCCTGCTCGGGGCTGGCGGGGATCGTCATCCCGGTCAGATCACCGGCTTCTCCGGGGTGTACAGCCAGGTCTCGAAGAAGGCGTCGAGGTCGAGCCCGGACACCTCTTCGTAGACCGCCTGGAAGTCGTCGCTCGTCGCGGTGCCGTCGTCGTAGCGCTCCAGCCAGAGCTGGGCGGCGGCGAAGAAGTCGTCGTCGCCGACCTCGAGGCGGAGCGCGTGCAACGTCGCGGCGCCGCGGTCGTAGACGGGGCCCGCGAAGAGCCCGGTCGGCCCGGGGTCTCCGATCACGACGTCCCAGAACGAGCTCGTGTCGGGGATCGACATCACGCCCTCGAACGCGTCCTGGGCGGTCTCGCCGCCCTGCTCCTCGGCCCAGAGCCACTCCGCGTAGCTCGCCCACCCCTCGTTGAGCCAGATGTACTGCCACAGCTCGGGACTCACCGCATTGCCGAACCACTGGTGGGCGAGTTCGTGCGCGACGGTGCTCTCGCGGGCGACGCGCGAGTAGACGGGCCGCGTCTGCGTCTCGAGCGCGTAGCCGACCGAGTCGTCCTCGACGATCGAGCCGTACGCGACGAACGGGTAGTCGCCGAAGACCGACTCGAAGAAGTCGATCATGGCGGGCTGGAGCGCGAGGCTCGCATTCGTCGTCGCGAGGTTGCCGCTCATGAGGTCGGCGTCGACCGCGTCGATGATCGGCACGCCGCTCGACGACGTGTAGGCGTCGCGGAGGTCGTAGTCGCCGACCGACGCGGTGGTGAGGTAGCTCGCCTGCGCGTCGGGCGCGTCCCAGAACCAGGTCGTCCAGCCGTTCGCCGTCTCCTCCGGCTTCGGCTGGGTGCCGTTCGCCACGGCGACCTTGCCCTCGGGCACGGTGATCTCGAACGAGTAGGTCGCCTTGTCGGTGGGCTGGTCGTTCTGCGGGTACCAGGTCATCGAGCCCTCGGGCTCGCTCACGACCATCGCGCCGTCGCGCGTGGTCACCCAACCGTAGAGGAATCCCTCGATGTCGCGCGGTCGCGTCGTGGTGCCTCCGTACTCGACGACGACCTCGACCTCCGAGCCCGCCTTGAGCTTCGGCCGGGGCTGGATCGTCAGCTCCCAGACCCGGGCGGTGTCGTCCTGCACCTGCCAGAAGGCCGCACCGTCGACCTCGTCACCGGCGGCCGGCGGCGCGCTCGAGGTCGCCGGCTTGCCGTTCACCGTCACGGCAGTCACGTCGAGCCCGCGCAGGTCGAGGTTGAAGCGGTCGAGGTCCTGCGTCGGCACCAGGTCGATCGTCGCGACCGCGTCGAGGTCGCCCTCGATCGGAGCGGGCGAGGCCGCCGGCGGCGTGTACGTGAGGTCGAGGTCGTAGTGCAGCACGTCGTAGCCGCCGTTGCCCGAGTACGGGAAGTACGGATCCCCGCCGCCCTCGTCCCCGGCCGTGTACTTCGGCTGTCCCGGGTTCCCCGGAGCGGCCACCGCTCCCGCGGCCCCGAACCCCGCCAGTGCCAGCGATGCGACGGCGATGCCGCCCACCAGTCTCGTGCTCGACCTCATGGTGCGATCCCCCTCGCTCGCGCGCCAGCGCGTAGTCCGCACTCTAGGCCTTCGACAGGTGTTGCGGAAGGGGTCGACGGCCGACGTCGGACGGCGGGGTTAGGCTGCCCGGGTGCAGGGGGAACGATCGGGCTCGGATGCCACGGAGCCGACGGACGACGGCGCGGAAGCGCGCGCCGCGGCAGCGGGCGCCAGGGCGGAGCATCCGGAACCGCCGCCCGGCGGCATGCGCGTGTTCATGCAGGTGCTCGCGAACACGCTCGTGGCGAACGTCACGACGAGCTTCCTCTGGTTCGCACTGACGTTCTGGGTGTACCTCGAGACGCGCTCGGTGCTCGCGACGGGCATCATCGGCGGCGTCTACATGCTCCTCGTCGCCGTGTTCTCGATGGTGTTCGGCACCATCGTCGACCGGCACCGCAAGCACGCGGTCATGGTCTTCTCGAGCATCGTGACGCTCACGGCGTTCGCCGTGTCGGGTGTGCTGTACCTGCTCCAGCCGGAGGCGTCGCTGGTCGACCTCGGCGGGCCGTGGTTCTGGCTGTTCTCGGGCATCATCCTGTTCGGCTCCGTCATCGAGAACATGCGCAACATCGCGCTCTCGACCACCGTGACGCTGCTGGTGCCGGTCGAACGTCACGCGAACGCCAACGGCCTGGTCGGCACGGTGCAGGGCATCGCGTTCATGGTGACGAGCGTGTTCTCGGGGCTCTCCGTGGGCCTGCTCGGCATGGGCTGGACGCTGCTGCTCGCGATCGTCGCGACGGCGGCCGCCCTGGTGCACCTGCTGTTCCTGAAGATTCCGGAGGAGCAGCCGGTCGCGGAAGACGGCCGGGCGCCGGCGATCGACATCCGCGGCAGCATCGCCGCCATCCGCGGCGTGCCCGGCCTGTTCGCGCTCATCATCTTCACCACCTTCAACAACCTCATCGGCGGTGCGTACATCGCCCTCATGGACCCGTACGGCCTGACCCTGTTCCCGGTCGAGGTCTGGGGCATCGTGCTCGGCGTGACCTCCACCGGCTTCATCATCGGCGGGGCGCTGGTGGCGAAGTTCGGGCTGGGGCGCAACCCGATCCGCACCATGTTGCTGGTCGTCGTCGGCATGGGCGTGCTCGGCGCGGCCTTCACGCTGCGCGAGTGGTGGTGGCTGTACGCGGCCGGCATCTGGGTGTACATGGCGATCGTCCCGGTGGTCGAGGCGGCGGAGCAGACCGTCATCCAGAAGGTCGTGACGTTCCGGCGCCAGGGCCGCGTCTTCGGGTTCGCGCAGGCGCTCGAGTCGGCGGCTGCGCCCGTGACCGCGTTCCTGGTCGCGCCGATCGCCGAGTTCTGGGTGATCCCGTACATGGAGGGCTCGGCGGGGCGTGCGACCTGGGGCTGGCTCCTCGGCGAGGGTGACGCGCGCGGCATCGCACTGGTGTTCCTGTTCGCGGGGCTCATCCTCGTCTCCGTCGCGCTGGTCGCGTTCACGACCCGGTCGTACCGGCTGCTGTCGGCGCAGTTCGCGGGCACGACCGGGTCGGTGCCGGCGGCCGAGCCCGCGGAGGAACCCGCGCCGGGGGCGCGGCCCGGTGCCTGAACGCCCGGCCCGTCGCATCCGTTCCTGTGCGTGCGCCGTGAGTTGAGCCGGATCGACTCAACTTTGGCCCGGAAGATTTGACACCCGATTCGGCCGGTGTGAAACTTGATTCGTCGGGGCTCAAGTCTTCCCCGACGCCACGACTTCGACCCGGGCGGACGCCCGGATCACGTCCGAGCGCGGCGGTCACGGGGCATCCGTGCCGTGCGGGTTCGGACACGATAGGAGATGCAACACATGTCACGTGCAGTCGGTATCGACCTCGGCACCACGAACTCCGTGGTCAGCGTCCTCGAGGGTGGCGAGCCCACCGTCATCGCGAACGCCGAGGGCCTGCGCACCACCCCCTCGGTGGTCGCGTTCACCAAGGACGGGGAGGTGCTCGTCGGCGAGACCGCGAAGCGCCAGGCCGTCACCAACGTCGATCGCACCATCTCGTCGGTCAAGCGCCACATGGGCACCGACTGGAACACCGAGATCGACGGCAAGAAGTACACGCCGCAGGAGATCTCGGCCCGCATCCTCCAGAAGCTCAAGCGCGACGCCGAGCAGTACCTGGGCGACACCGTCACCGACGCCGTCATCACGGTGCCGGCGTACTTCAACGACGCCGAGCGCCAGGCCACCAAGGAGGCCGGAGAGATCTCGGGCCTGAACGTGCTGCGCATCATCAACGAGCCGACCGCGGCCGCGCTCGCGTACGGACTCGACAAGGGCAAGGAGGACGAGCTCATCCTCGTCTTCGACCTCGGCGGCGGCACGTTCGACGTCTCCCTCCTCGAGGTGGGCAAGGACGACGACTTCTCGACCATCCAGGTCCGCGCGACCGCAGGTGACAATCGCCTCGGCGGCGACGACTGGGACCAGCGGGTCGTCGAGCACCTCATCAAGCAGTTCAAGTCGTCGACCGGCGTCGATGTCTCGAAGGACAAGATCGCGCTCCAGCGCCTCAAGGAGGCCGCGGAGCAGGCGAAGAAGGAGCTCTCGTCGAGCATGTCGACGAGCATCCAGCTCCCGTACCTGTCGCTCACCGAGAACGGCCCGGCCAACCTCGACGAGACGCTCACCCGCGCCCAGTTCGAGAACATGACCTCCGACCTGCTCGACCGCACGAAGAAGCCGTTCGACGACGTGATCCGCGAAGCCGGCATCAAGGTCGGCGACATCGCGCACGTGGT
This portion of the Agromyces rhizosphaerae genome encodes:
- a CDS encoding M1 family metallopeptidase, producing MRSSTRLVGGIAVASLALAGFGAAGAVAAPGNPGQPKYTAGDEGGGDPYFPYSGNGGYDVLHYDLDLTYTPPAASPAPIEGDLDAVATIDLVPTQDLDRFNLDLRGLDVTAVTVNGKPATSSAPPAAGDEVDGAAFWQVQDDTARVWELTIQPRPKLKAGSEVEVVVEYGGTTTRPRDIEGFLYGWVTTRDGAMVVSEPEGSMTWYPQNDQPTDKATYSFEITVPEGKVAVANGTQPKPEETANGWTTWFWDAPDAQASYLTTASVGDYDLRDAYTSSSGVPIIDAVDADLMSGNLATTNASLALQPAMIDFFESVFGDYPFVAYGSIVEDDSVGYALETQTRPVYSRVARESTVAHELAHQWFGNAVSPELWQYIWLNEGWASYAEWLWAEEQGGETAQDAFEGVMSIPDTSSFWDVVIGDPGPTGLFAGPVYDRGAATLHALRLEVGDDDFFAAAQLWLERYDDGTATSDDFQAVYEEVSGLDLDAFFETWLYTPEKPVI
- a CDS encoding MFS transporter, encoding MRVFMQVLANTLVANVTTSFLWFALTFWVYLETRSVLATGIIGGVYMLLVAVFSMVFGTIVDRHRKHAVMVFSSIVTLTAFAVSGVLYLLQPEASLVDLGGPWFWLFSGIILFGSVIENMRNIALSTTVTLLVPVERHANANGLVGTVQGIAFMVTSVFSGLSVGLLGMGWTLLLAIVATAAALVHLLFLKIPEEQPVAEDGRAPAIDIRGSIAAIRGVPGLFALIIFTTFNNLIGGAYIALMDPYGLTLFPVEVWGIVLGVTSTGFIIGGALVAKFGLGRNPIRTMLLVVVGMGVLGAAFTLREWWWLYAAGIWVYMAIVPVVEAAEQTVIQKVVTFRRQGRVFGFAQALESAAAPVTAFLVAPIAEFWVIPYMEGSAGRATWGWLLGEGDARGIALVFLFAGLILVSVALVAFTTRSYRLLSAQFAGTTGSVPAAEPAEEPAPGARPGA